The Elaeis guineensis isolate ETL-2024a chromosome 13, EG11, whole genome shotgun sequence genome includes a region encoding these proteins:
- the LOC105056493 gene encoding protein NRT1/ PTR FAMILY 8.3-like, translating into MGSEEEEQRSLLEDGLLSEAGKGPYTGDGSVDIHGNPVSKDRTGNWRACPFILGNECCERLAYYGIAINLVSYLTKNLHEGNAPAARNVTTWQGTCNLTPLIGAILADAYWGRYWTIAVFSAIYFVGMGTLTLSASVPALKPPSCVGSYCPEASAAQYAVFFLGLYLIALGTGGIKPCVSSFGADQFDDTDSKERVKKASFFNWFYFSINIGALISSSLLVWVQDNCGWGLGFAIPTLFMGIAIISFFSGTPLYRFQRPGGSPITRVCQVVVASLRKWKVEVPHDSSLLYELTDKASAIKGSRKLEHSDELRFLDKAATVLELDEKSESFSNPWRLCTVTQVEELKILTRMFPIWATTIVFSAVYAQAAMFVEQGMVLDKTIGSFTIPPASLSTFDVISVIMWVPIYDRIFVPIARRFTGKERGLSEIQRMGIGLFISVLAMAAAALLEMKRLDIAKAEHLEHQKVAVPLSILWQIPSYFLVGAAEVFTFIGQLEFSYDQSPDAMRSLCRALSLLTTALGNYLSSFIVTIVTSITTRGGKTGWIPDNLNEGHLDYFFWLLAGLSILNLMIYIYCAMRYKSKRAS; encoded by the exons GCTGGAAAGGGACCATACACTGGAGATGGTTCAGTTGATATTCATGGAAATCCTGTCTCAAAAGATCGCACAGGCAACTGGAGGGCATGCCCTTTCATTCTAG GGAATGAATGCTGTGAACGTTTAGCCTACTATGGAATAGCAATTAATCTTGTCTCTTACCTCACCAAAAACCTACATGAGGGAAATGCTCCTGCTGCAAGAAATGTTACAACTTGGCAAGGAACCTGCAACCTGACCCCCCTGATCGGAGCTATATTGGCTGATGCATATTGGGGAAGGTACTGGACGATTGCAGTATTCTCTGCAATATATTTTGTT GGAATGGGTACACTGACCCTTTCAGCTTCAGTTCCTGCTCTTAAGCCTCCATCCTGTGTAGGATCTTATTGCCCAGAAGCAAGTGCAGCTCAATATGCTGTTTTCTTCCTTGGTCTCTATCTGATTGCATTAGGGACTGGTGGAATTAAACCTTGTGTTTCTTCCTTTGGAGCTGACCAATTTGATGATACTGATTCAAAAGAGAGAGTGAAGAAGGCTTCATTCTTTAATTGGTTTTATTTCTCTATCAACATTGGTGCTCTTATATCCAGCAGTTTGCTTGTCTGGGTGCAAGACAACTGCGGCTGGGGTTTGGGCTTTGCCATTCCTACTTTGTTCATGGGCATAGCCATTATAAGTTTTTTCTCAGGCACCCCACTTTATAGATTTCAGAGACCAGGAGGAAGCCCTATTACAAGAGTTTGCCAGGTAGTTGTTGCTTCTCTTCGCAAGTGGAAGGTAGAGGTTCCTCATGACAGTTCTCTCCTGTATGAACTTACTGACAAGGCCTCGGCGATTAAGGGGAGTCGAAAACTGGAGCACAGTGATGAGCTGAG ATTTCTCGACAAGGCTGCTACTGTTTTGGAGCTTGATGAGAAGTCTGAAAGCTTCTCCAATCCATGGAGGCTCTGCACAGTCACTCAGGTGGAAGAACTGAAGATATTGACGCGCATGTTCCCCATATGGGCCACCACCATCGTATTCTCAGCTGTTTATGCACAGGCTGCCATGTTTGTCGAACAAGGGATGGTTCTTGACAAAACCATTGGTTCATTCACCATTCCTCCTGCATCTCTATCTACCTTTGATGTGATCAGTGTTATCATGTGGGTTCCAATCTATGACAGGATTTTTGTGCCAATAGCAAGGAGGTTCACTGGCAAGGAGAGAGGCCTTTCAGAAATTCAGAGGATGGGTATTGGCCTGTTCATATCTGTATTAGCAATGGCAGCGGCGGCACTATTGGAGATGAAGCGTCTGGATATTGCGAAGGCTGAGCATTTGGAGCACCAAAAGGTGGCAGTTCCATTGAGCATATTGTGGCAGATACCTTCGTATTTCTTGGTGGGAGCAGCAGAAGTATTCACATTCATTGGGCAGCTTGAGTTTTCCTATGATCAGTCCCCTGATGCCATGAGAAGCCTCTGCAGAGCACTCTCTCTTCTCACAACTGCACTAGGGAACTATCTAAGTTCTTTCATTGTGACCATTGTTACCTCTATAACAACCCGAGGAGGAAAAACAGGTTGGATTCCTGATAACTTAAATGAAGGACATCTTGATTACTTCTTCTGGCTTCTAGCTGGGCTCAGTATTTTGAACCTTATGATTTATATTTACTGTGCTATGAGGTATAAAAGCAAGAGGGCTTCTTGA